CGAATATTCCAGGAGCAAATGGGTGAAAGCGGGCGAGCGTACCGCGAAGGGCGGCGCATTGATCCGCAGCGTGCCTGTCGGCGTCGCGCGGCGTTCGCGGACGATCTCGATAGTTTCGCGAACATCCTGAAGCGAGGGACCAAGGCGATCGACGAAGACCCGTCCCGCGTCGGTCAGCGCGACGCTCCGCGTCGTCCGGTTAAACAGGCGCACACCGAGTTCGACTTCGATCCGCGCAATCATATGGCTGAGTGCGGTGGTCGACATGCCGAGATCAATGGCCGCCTGCCGGAAGGATGTGCGCCGCGCAACGGCCAGAACGGCATCGAAGTCCCTAAGCGCCAGTCGCGACATTATCCCGAATCCTTCACTGGCTCATGCCAGATTGGCCTACTTATCCGGATAGTGTGCTGGTCTTAAAACGGGGGCAAGTCAAATGAAGGAGACTTGTCATGCAGACCAAGAGCAAATCCGACACCAATAATCCCGGCGCAGAAGCGCTTGTCGCAGCCTTGCCCAAACCGATCGCTGACTTTGTCGAGGCCAACGCGCGGCTGGATGTCGACGGAATGCTGAAGCCGTTTGCCGCCGATGCGCTTATTGTGGACAATGGCCATCGCCACGCGGGCCACCCCGAAATCAGGACGCTGTTCGAAGACGAGGTCGTCGCCGTGAAGGCCATCTTCACGCCGGACAGCGTGCGCCACGAGAAGGGCAGGATCGTCGTAGAAGGCCCGGC
The Sphingopyxis macrogoltabida genome window above contains:
- a CDS encoding nuclear transport factor 2 family protein — encoded protein: MQTKSKSDTNNPGAEALVAALPKPIADFVEANARLDVDGMLKPFAADALIVDNGHRHAGHPEIRTLFEDEVVAVKAIFTPDSVRHEKGRIVVEGPAHGDFKGSPIRFTYAFTLENDLIKTLEITL